One Propionispora hippei DSM 15287 genomic window, ATATGTCAAACACAAGCCCGATGTGGTGACCATGGACATGACAATGGAAGGCATCAGCGGGGCGGAGACGATCTCCAAGATCATTGCCGGCTATCCTGAGGCGCGGATTATTGTCATCAGCGCCATTGAGGAGCGGCCGGTCATTCTGGATTCACTGGAACGGGGTGCCCGGCATTTTATTATAAAACCGATTACTGCCAATAAGGTGGCAGAGGTTGTCGGGAATGTTCTGAATCAGAAATTTGATTATCATAAGCACCTGGAATTGGTGCGCCGTTTGAAGGGGACAGCCGGTCCGGATGAACGGCTGAAGACAGCAGGGGAAGCGCGCCTGCCGCCCTATCAAATTTTCCGGGATGGCAAAGTGGTGCAAATCGCTATTTATCCCGCACTGTCACCGGTCAGTTGTCAGAGTCTGTTGATTGAGCTGCAGGAACATTTGACGGAAGAGCCGCGGTTGCTGTTGAATTTTGGTGCAACTGCCAGCCTGAAACAGGAGGTGCTGGCGGTTT contains:
- a CDS encoding response regulator produces the protein MARVLIVDDSAVARKKLIEIMQELGHKIVAEAANGAQAFAEYVKHKPDVVTMDMTMEGISGAETISKIIAGYPEARIIVISAIEERPVILDSLERGARHFIIKPITANKVAEVVGNVLNQKFDYHKHLELVRRLKGTAGPDERLKTAGEARLPPYQIFRDGKVVQIAIYPALSPVSCQSLLIELQEHLTEEPRLLLNFGATASLKQEVLAVLDRLVQAVETKGGIVKGIAHDLGFTEDLAGQGHAFLSAVVRHFPGSSRGSENYK